The Bdellovibrio bacteriovorus region GATCGGTGAGTTCAAACGTCTTACAAAAAGTAAGAAAGAAGTTTGGATTCAGGGCTCTTACACTCCAGTTCGTCACCCTAACGGCCAAGTGATGAAAATCATCAAAATGGTGATCGACATCACCGAAAAAAAACGCCTGGCTGAAAACTTAGAAAAGAAAAATAAGGAATTGGCATCGACAGCAGAAAAAGCCAAAGCGGCGACATATGCGAAGTCTGTTTTCTTGGCAAATATGAGCCATGAAATTCGCACTCCACTGAATTCTATTATTGGGATCACAGATACTTTGGCAGAGACAAAACTCGACAACCAACAGGCTTCGTTTGTCGAGATTCTTCAACGCGCGAACAATCAATTGATGACTATCATCAATGACGTCTTGGATCTTTCAAAAGTAGAAGCCGGAGAAGTGGAACTAAAAATGTTGCCATTTCACTTACAAAAACTTTTGGATGATCTGACTTCCGTTTTAGGCTTCCGGGCTAAAGAAAAAGGCTTGAAGTTGACTATTGAAGTCGATCCCGACGTCGATTCATTCTATATGGGCGATGCGGATCGCCTTCGTCAGGTATTGATGAACCTTTTAAACAATGCCATTAAGTTCACGCATGGTGGTGAGATCTCTTTGCGCGTGACTCGCAATCGTACATCGCGCCCAGGGAACGTGCTTTTCTGTATCGCCGACACAGGCATTGGAATTTCTCGCTCGAAGTTTAAAGACATCTTTCAACCGTTCACTCAGGCCGACCCCACGACAACACGTCGTTATGGCGGCACCGGCTTAGGTCTTTCGATAACAAAAAACATTGTCGAGATGATGCAGGGACAGATTTGGCTAGAAAGCGAAGTCGGCATGGGAAGTGTTTTTTACTTCACAGCGACTTTGAAACCGACTCTGGAAAAACTGAACAACTTCGCCCTGCTTCCGCAAAAACGAAAAGTGGATGAACTTAGAAACAGTCTGGCGAAAGAACGACTGAAGATTCTTATTGTCGACGACGTTGACGACAATCGAGCTCTTTTTGGTATTTACTTACAAAATACAATTCATTCTATTTCGTATGCCGAAAGCGGAGTGGAAGCGGTTGAATTGGTACAAAAAGAACACTTCGACATTATTTTTATGGACGTGCAAATGCCAGAAATGGATGGCTATGAAGCCACCCGTCGCATTCGGGCGATGGAAAAAGAAATGCACCGTCCACTGACTAAGATATTCGCTTGTACAGCAAACGCCTTTGCCGAAGACGTACAAAAGAGTTTGCAAGCAGGCTGTGACGAGCATTTATCTAAGCCTATTCGCAAAGACACTTTGTTAAAAACAATTTTAAAAACTTTTACTGAGCAGGAAATGGCTTATTAAGGCTCAGCTTATCCAGAATTGTTTCTCGGGAGAGCGAGCCTTTTTCTTCCACCGAATAATAAACCCGCAAGGACGCGGGGTCTTCACACCAATGATAAATCATGCCCGCGCACATCTTACAGGGTTTGTGAGTCGAATAAAGAACGGCGTTTGCCGGAATTTTTACTGAGCTTTGGCGATAAAGATTTTGCAGCAGATTCACTTCCGCATGCAGAGTTTTATTTTTGGAGTTGGAATTCACGCCATAACTTAAAATGGCGCCTTCAGCATCGACCAGCACGGCGGCAATATCTCGGTCATAATCATGCAAAACATCGCCACGCGGAACTTGCCTCGCCAAAGATAAAGCCGTTTCGCGCAATTCCGATAGATACTGTGACGATGACAGAAGGCCTTTATTGAGCTTTTGGGACTCTGCCAATTTGGAATCGACTCTATACATTGAATTCCATAGTTCCATGTCAGCTGGACCGATTTCGCGAAACTGCCACGGGCCATCCAGTTTGTGATCGACGGGAATAATTCCTGCGGTGGCTCTTTTGGCGACCACTTTGATCATTCCCCGACACATTTCCGTCAGTGAAGCTGTTGTATAAATGCGATTACGAAGAATAAAAAAACTGTG contains the following coding sequences:
- a CDS encoding PAS domain-containing hybrid sensor histidine kinase/response regulator, producing MTNQVYDALLNSNAVIEFDAQGFILWANRNYLNIMGYELEEIVGQHHSMFLPEKSQHELSYQQMWYQLAQGQTQIGEFKRLTKSKKEVWIQGSYTPVRHPNGQVMKIIKMVIDITEKKRLAENLEKKNKELASTAEKAKAATYAKSVFLANMSHEIRTPLNSIIGITDTLAETKLDNQQASFVEILQRANNQLMTIINDVLDLSKVEAGEVELKMLPFHLQKLLDDLTSVLGFRAKEKGLKLTIEVDPDVDSFYMGDADRLRQVLMNLLNNAIKFTHGGEISLRVTRNRTSRPGNVLFCIADTGIGISRSKFKDIFQPFTQADPTTTRRYGGTGLGLSITKNIVEMMQGQIWLESEVGMGSVFYFTATLKPTLEKLNNFALLPQKRKVDELRNSLAKERLKILIVDDVDDNRALFGIYLQNTIHSISYAESGVEAVELVQKEHFDIIFMDVQMPEMDGYEATRRIRAMEKEMHRPLTKIFACTANAFAEDVQKSLQAGCDEHLSKPIRKDTLLKTILKTFTEQEMAY
- a CDS encoding Bd3614 family nucleic acid deaminase, which gives rise to MIPVTAVLDKNTSLWYQFFMLAQNRAEHLAFLLKKPGFELAFVEHEGSVYFAHYKESSVAPSSAVVKLLQGLFDQFIDHSFFILRNRIYTTASLTEMCRGMIKVVAKRATAGIIPVDHKLDGPWQFREIGPADMELWNSMYRVDSKLAESQKLNKGLLSSSQYLSELRETALSLARQVPRGDVLHDYDRDIAAVLVDAEGAILSYGVNSNSKNKTLHAEVNLLQNLYRQSSVKIPANAVLYSTHKPCKMCAGMIYHWCEDPASLRVYYSVEEKGSLSRETILDKLSLNKPFPAQ